From one Dama dama isolate Ldn47 chromosome 4, ASM3311817v1, whole genome shotgun sequence genomic stretch:
- the ERFL gene encoding ETS domain-containing transcription factor ERF-like codes for MDCSCVSDLLFAPPALPALWTPGFAFPDWAYKPESSPGSRQIQLWHFILELLQKEEYQGVIAWQGDYGEFVIKDPDEVARLWGIRKCKPHMNYDKLSRALRYYYNKRILHKTKGKRFTYKFNFSKVVLVNYPLLDMAAATTGSPLLLTPGPFGGAPGPDAPPLTPETLQTLFSAPRLGEPGARAPLFTPETDKLRLDSPFPFLGSGATGYSKPPGLLGHFGRAFPEHPWNFSPYLTGPFPKLPPPLYPPHFYPNPLASSLGHLPSAGAGGGPTATPLLAATGEGLGPERPAGLAVAQRLALPGAGGPEATLGGKEDSDSELEITDVSGCSSDSDGDEGLPMPPKAKAGKGAVGS; via the exons atggactgtagctgcgtCTCCGACCTTCTCTTCGCCCCACCCGCCCTGCCGGCTCTCTGGACCCCTG GCTTTGCCTTCCCGGATTGGGCCTACAAGCCAGAGTCGTCCCCCGGCTCCAGGCAGATCCAGCTGTGGCACTTTATTCTGGAGCTGCTGCAGAAAGAGGAGTACCAGGGTGTCATCGCCTGGCAGGGGGACTACGGAGAGTTTGTCATCAAGGACCCCGACGAGGTGGCTCGGCTCTGGGGCATCCGGAAGTGCAAGCCCCACATGAATTATGACAAGCTGAGCCGGGCGCTGCG CTACTACTACAACAAGCGGATTCTCCACAAGACCAAAGGGAAGAGGTTCACCTACAAGTTCAATTTCAGCAAGGTTGTGCTCGTCAATTACCCGTTGTTGGACATGGCGGCCGCCACCACGGGCTCCCCACTCCTGCTGACCCCTGGTCCTTTTGGGGGAGCCCCTGGCCCAGAtgctcctcccctcacccccgaA ACCCTGCAGACCCTGTTCTCTGCTCCACGCCTGGGAGAGCCGGGGGCCCGGGCACCCCTTTTCACCCCCGAGACAGACAAGCTGCGTCTAGACAGCCCTTTCCCATTCCTGGGCTCCG GTGCCACCGGCTACTCCAAGCCCCCTGGCCTGCTGGGGCACTTCGGCCGCGCCTTCCCTGAGCACCCCTGGAACTTCAGCCCGTACCTCACTGGCCCCTTCCCCAAGCTGCCCCCGCCTCTCTACCCACCACACTTCTACCCCAACCCCCTGGCCAGTTCCCTGGGCCACCTGCCTTCggcaggggcagggggcggcCCCACCGCCACGCCCCTGCTGGCCGCCACTGGGGAGGGCCTGGGCCCGGAGCGTCCCGCGGGCCTGGCTGTGGCCCAGCGCCTGGCGCTGCCGGGGGCGGGAGGTCCAGAGGCCACGCTGGGCGGGAAGGAGGACAGCGACTCGGAGCTGGAGATCACCGACGTCAGTGGCTGCAGCTCTGACAGTGACGGCGACGAGGGCCTCCCCATGCCCCCCAAGGCCAAGGCGGGCAAAGGGGCGGTCGGCAGCTGA
- the ARHGEF1 gene encoding rho guanine nucleotide exchange factor 1 isoform X2, with amino-acid sequence MEAEDVARGAAPGPPRPGLVPVSIIGAEDEDFEIELKTNPEEQNNQFQNLDQVKRRPAHLMALLQHVAMQFEPGPLLCCLHADMLGSLGPKEFKKAFIDFYHSFLDKHSILRVMVPPTVAFELDRTRPDLFSEDLQRQFVQEVVQSQQVAVVRQLEDFRSKKLMGMTPWEQELAQLGAWVARDRASYEARERHLAERQLTHLEEMQHTISNDEEKSAAVVNAISLYMRHLGVRTKSGDKKSGRNFFRKKMIGNRRSDEPTKTKKGLSSFLDAARWNRGEPQAPDFRHLKVEVDAEKPGLTERKGGQGAPSRDRNLGGPGQDTPGVSLHPLSGDSPDREPGVDALLEVGDPPPQGPASLDTPAPPETTEEGADTERLSGRLGRSESLRVSDRRRPSRGSLGAKGRGGGRSRSDVDMDPSSATAVLGPARRATPEPGDEGEPGRSGLELEPEEPPGWRELVPQDILHNLPRSQVKRQEVISELLVTEAAHVRMLRVLHELFYQPMADGGYFTQQELQTIFPSLDELIEVHSLLLDCLMKRRQDSGYLIEEIGDVLLARFDGAEGSWFQKISSRFCSRQSFALEQLKSKQRKEPRFCTFVQDAESRPRCRRLQLKDMIPTEMQRLTKYPLLLQSIAQNTEETAEREKVERAAECCREILQHVNYAVRDMEDLLRLKDYQRRLDLTHLRQSNDPMLSEFKNLDITSKRLIHEGPLTWRVTKDKAVEVHVLLLDDLLLLLQRQDDRFLLKSHSRTLTPTPDGKTMLRPVLRLTSAMTREVATDHKAFYVIFTWDHEAQIYELVAQTVSERRIWCTIITETAGCLKVPAPTSRPKHRPSPSSTREPLLSSSENGNGSREMPPVDGRMERLFNSLLPFCRQGLEGQLAAKALQKVLTLKQLLLPSEEDSGAGPPLEGDGVPGGGPSSPTQHQEIREKLLSLEETIKQLEEVEEEFCRLRLLLSQLGENSVPQSGCT; translated from the exons ATGGAGGCAGAAGACGTCGCCCGAGGGGCG GCCCCAGGGCCCCCCCGACCCGGCCTGGTGCCCGTCAGCATCATCGGGGCAGAGGACGAGGATTTTGAGATTGAGTTGAAGACG AACCCCGAGGAACAAAACAACCAGTTCCAGAACCTGGATCAGGTGAAGCGGCGCCCGGCCCATCTCATGGCCCTCCTGCAGCACGTGGCCATGCAGTTTGAGCCAGGACCCCTG CTCTGCTGCCTGCATGCGGACATGCTCGGCTCCCTGGGCCCCAAGGAGTTCAAGAAGGCCTTCATCGACTTCTACCACAGCTTCCTGGATAAGCACTCG ATTCTGCGAGTGATGGTCCCTCCCACCGTGGCCTTTGAACTTG ACCGCACGCGGCCTGACCTCTTCTCCGAGGACCTCCAGCGGCAGTTTGTGCAGGAGGTGGTACAGAGCCAGCAGGTGGCCGTGGTCCGGCAGCTGGAGGACTTTCGCTCCAAGAAGCTCATGGGCATGACACCCTGGGAGCAGGAGCTGGCCCAGCTGGGGGCCTGGGTGGCGCGGGACCGTGCCAGCTATGAGGCCCGGGAGCGGCATCTGGCTGAGCGGCAGCTGACCCACCTGGAGGAGATGCA GCACACCATCTCTAATGATGAAGAGAAGAG TGCCGCCGTGGTCAACGCCATCAGCCTGTACATGCGGCACCTTGGGGTGCGGACCAAGAGCGGGGACAAGAAGTCCGGGAGGAATTTCTTTCGGAAAAAG ATGATAGGGAACCGGCGGTCAGATGAACCGACCAAGACCAAGAAAGGCCTGAGCAGCTTCCTGGATGCCGCCCGCTGGAACCGGGGAGAGCCCCAGG CCCCAGATTTTCGACACCTGAAGGTCGAGGTTGATG CTGAGAAGCCGGGCCTTACAGAACGTAAGGGAGGTCAGGGGGCTCCTTCCCGGGACCGGAATCTCGGAGGCCCTGGGCAGGACACCCCTGGAGTTTCTCTGCACCCTCTGTCTGGGGACAGCCCTGACCGGGAGCCAG GTGTTGATGCCCTCCTGGAAGTGGGGGACCCGCCCCCGCAGGGCCCAGCCAGCCTGGACACCCCAGCGCCCCCAGAGACCACGGAGGAGGGTGCCGACACAGAGAG GCTGTCAGGGCGTCTGGGGCGCTCAGAGAGCCTGCGGGTGAGTGACCGCCGCCGGCCTTCCCGGGGCAGCCTCGGGGCTAAGGGCCGGGGTGGGGGCCGCTCCCGGAGCGACGTGGACATGGACCCCAGCTCCGCCACGGCCGTGCTTGGCCCTGCCCGACGAGCCAC CCCGGAGCCTGGAGACGAGGGGGAGCCGGGCCGATCGGGACTAGAGCTGGAACCGGAGGAGCCGCCTGGCTGGCGAGAGCTTGTCCCCCAGGACATTCTGCACAACCTGCCTAGGAGCCAGGTGAAGCGGCAGGAGGTCATCAGTG AGCTCCTGGTGACGGAGGCGGCCCATGTGCGCATGCTCCGCGTGCTCCACGAACTCTTCTATCAGCCCATGGCAGACGGGGGCTACTTCACCCAGCAGGAGCTCCAGACCATCTTCCCCAGCCTGGACGAGCTCATCGAGGTGCATT CCCTATTGCTTGATTGCCTGATGAAGCGGAGGCAGGACAGTGGCTACCTCATCGAGGAGATCGGAGATGTGCTGCTGGCCCGG TTCGATGGTGCCGAGGGCTCGTGGTTCCAGAAGATCTCCTCCCGCTTCTGCAGCCGCCAGTCATTCGCCTTAGAGCAGCTCAAAAGCAAACAGCGCAAGGAACCCCGGTTCTGTACCTTCGTGCAG GACGCCGAGAGCCGGCCCCGGTGCCGCCGGCTGCAGCTGAAGGACATGATCCCCACGGAGATGCAGCGTCTGACCAAGTACCCGCTGCTTCTGCAGAGCATCGCGCAGAACACAG AAGAGACCGCAGAACGGGAGAAAGTGGAGCGGGCAGCCGAGTGTTGCCGGGAAATTCTGCAACACGTCAACTATGCCGTTCGGGACATGGAGGACCTGCTG CGGCTCAAGGATTATCAGAGGCGCCTGGATTTGACCCACCTGCGGCAGAGCAATGACCCCATGCTGAGCGAGTTCAAG AACTTGGACATCACCAGCAAGAGGTTGATCCACGAGGGCCCACTGACGTGGCGGGTAACGAAGGACAAGGCTGTGG AGGTGCACGTGCTGCTGCTggatgacctgctgctgctgcttcagcgCCAGGACGACCGGTTCTTGCTTAAGTCGCACAGCCGGACGCTGACGCCCACGCCCGACGGCAAGACCATGCTGCGGCCGGTGCTGCGGCTCACCTCCGCCATGACCCGCGAGGTGGCCACCG ATCACAAAGCCTTCTATGTCATTTTTACCTGGGACCATGAGGCCCAGATATACGAGCTGGTGGCGCAGACGGTGTCCGAGAGGAGGAT CTGGTGTACTATCATCACCGAGACCGCTGGATGCCTGAAggtccccgcccccacctcccgaCCAAAACACCGGCCCAGCCCCAGCAG CACCCGTGAACCCCTGCTTAGCAGCTCCGAAAATGGCAATGGCAGCCGAGAGATGCCCCCAGTGGATG GCCGGATGGAGAGACTCTTCAACTCCCTCCTGCCCTTCTGCAGACAAGGCCTTGAGGGCCAGCTCGCTGCCAAGGCCCTTCAGAAAG TGCTGACCCTGAAACAGCTCCTGTTGCCTTCGGAGGAAGACAGCGGGGCAGGACCTCCCCTCGAAGGGGATGGGGTCCCAGGGGGCGGCCCCTCAAGCCCAACGCAGCATCAGGAAATTCGGGAGAAGCTGCTCAGCCTGGAGGAGACCATTAAGCAGCTGGAG gaggtggaggaggagttTTGCCGCCTGAGACTCCTCCTGTCTCAGCTTGGGGAGAACAGCGTCCCCCAGTCTGGCTGTACCTGA
- the ARHGEF1 gene encoding rho guanine nucleotide exchange factor 1 isoform X1, which translates to MEAEDVARGAAPGPPRPGLVPVSIIGAEDEDFEIELKTNPEEQNNQFQNLDQVKRRPAHLMALLQHVAMQFEPGPLLCCLHADMLGSLGPKEFKKAFIDFYHSFLDKHSILRVMVPPTVAFELDRTRPDLFSEDLQRQFVQEVVQSQQVAVVRQLEDFRSKKLMGMTPWEQELAQLGAWVARDRASYEARERHLAERQLTHLEEMQHTISNDEEKSAAVVNAISLYMRHLGVRTKSGDKKSGRNFFRKKMIGNRRSDEPTKTKKGLSSFLDAARWNRGEPQAPDFRHLKVEVDAEKPGLTERKGGQGAPSRDRNLGGPGQDTPGVSLHPLSGDSPDREPGVDALLEVGDPPPQGPASLDTPAPPETTEEGADTERKWKRLSGRLGRSESLRVSDRRRPSRGSLGAKGRGGGRSRSDVDMDPSSATAVLGPARRATPEPGDEGEPGRSGLELEPEEPPGWRELVPQDILHNLPRSQVKRQEVISELLVTEAAHVRMLRVLHELFYQPMADGGYFTQQELQTIFPSLDELIEVHSLLLDCLMKRRQDSGYLIEEIGDVLLARFDGAEGSWFQKISSRFCSRQSFALEQLKSKQRKEPRFCTFVQDAESRPRCRRLQLKDMIPTEMQRLTKYPLLLQSIAQNTEETAEREKVERAAECCREILQHVNYAVRDMEDLLRLKDYQRRLDLTHLRQSNDPMLSEFKNLDITSKRLIHEGPLTWRVTKDKAVEVHVLLLDDLLLLLQRQDDRFLLKSHSRTLTPTPDGKTMLRPVLRLTSAMTREVATDHKAFYVIFTWDHEAQIYELVAQTVSERRIWCTIITETAGCLKVPAPTSRPKHRPSPSSTREPLLSSSENGNGSREMPPVDGRMERLFNSLLPFCRQGLEGQLAAKALQKVLTLKQLLLPSEEDSGAGPPLEGDGVPGGGPSSPTQHQEIREKLLSLEETIKQLEEVEEEFCRLRLLLSQLGENSVPQSGCT; encoded by the exons ATGGAGGCAGAAGACGTCGCCCGAGGGGCG GCCCCAGGGCCCCCCCGACCCGGCCTGGTGCCCGTCAGCATCATCGGGGCAGAGGACGAGGATTTTGAGATTGAGTTGAAGACG AACCCCGAGGAACAAAACAACCAGTTCCAGAACCTGGATCAGGTGAAGCGGCGCCCGGCCCATCTCATGGCCCTCCTGCAGCACGTGGCCATGCAGTTTGAGCCAGGACCCCTG CTCTGCTGCCTGCATGCGGACATGCTCGGCTCCCTGGGCCCCAAGGAGTTCAAGAAGGCCTTCATCGACTTCTACCACAGCTTCCTGGATAAGCACTCG ATTCTGCGAGTGATGGTCCCTCCCACCGTGGCCTTTGAACTTG ACCGCACGCGGCCTGACCTCTTCTCCGAGGACCTCCAGCGGCAGTTTGTGCAGGAGGTGGTACAGAGCCAGCAGGTGGCCGTGGTCCGGCAGCTGGAGGACTTTCGCTCCAAGAAGCTCATGGGCATGACACCCTGGGAGCAGGAGCTGGCCCAGCTGGGGGCCTGGGTGGCGCGGGACCGTGCCAGCTATGAGGCCCGGGAGCGGCATCTGGCTGAGCGGCAGCTGACCCACCTGGAGGAGATGCA GCACACCATCTCTAATGATGAAGAGAAGAG TGCCGCCGTGGTCAACGCCATCAGCCTGTACATGCGGCACCTTGGGGTGCGGACCAAGAGCGGGGACAAGAAGTCCGGGAGGAATTTCTTTCGGAAAAAG ATGATAGGGAACCGGCGGTCAGATGAACCGACCAAGACCAAGAAAGGCCTGAGCAGCTTCCTGGATGCCGCCCGCTGGAACCGGGGAGAGCCCCAGG CCCCAGATTTTCGACACCTGAAGGTCGAGGTTGATG CTGAGAAGCCGGGCCTTACAGAACGTAAGGGAGGTCAGGGGGCTCCTTCCCGGGACCGGAATCTCGGAGGCCCTGGGCAGGACACCCCTGGAGTTTCTCTGCACCCTCTGTCTGGGGACAGCCCTGACCGGGAGCCAG GTGTTGATGCCCTCCTGGAAGTGGGGGACCCGCCCCCGCAGGGCCCAGCCAGCCTGGACACCCCAGCGCCCCCAGAGACCACGGAGGAGGGTGCCGACACAGAGAG aAAGTGGAAGAG GCTGTCAGGGCGTCTGGGGCGCTCAGAGAGCCTGCGGGTGAGTGACCGCCGCCGGCCTTCCCGGGGCAGCCTCGGGGCTAAGGGCCGGGGTGGGGGCCGCTCCCGGAGCGACGTGGACATGGACCCCAGCTCCGCCACGGCCGTGCTTGGCCCTGCCCGACGAGCCAC CCCGGAGCCTGGAGACGAGGGGGAGCCGGGCCGATCGGGACTAGAGCTGGAACCGGAGGAGCCGCCTGGCTGGCGAGAGCTTGTCCCCCAGGACATTCTGCACAACCTGCCTAGGAGCCAGGTGAAGCGGCAGGAGGTCATCAGTG AGCTCCTGGTGACGGAGGCGGCCCATGTGCGCATGCTCCGCGTGCTCCACGAACTCTTCTATCAGCCCATGGCAGACGGGGGCTACTTCACCCAGCAGGAGCTCCAGACCATCTTCCCCAGCCTGGACGAGCTCATCGAGGTGCATT CCCTATTGCTTGATTGCCTGATGAAGCGGAGGCAGGACAGTGGCTACCTCATCGAGGAGATCGGAGATGTGCTGCTGGCCCGG TTCGATGGTGCCGAGGGCTCGTGGTTCCAGAAGATCTCCTCCCGCTTCTGCAGCCGCCAGTCATTCGCCTTAGAGCAGCTCAAAAGCAAACAGCGCAAGGAACCCCGGTTCTGTACCTTCGTGCAG GACGCCGAGAGCCGGCCCCGGTGCCGCCGGCTGCAGCTGAAGGACATGATCCCCACGGAGATGCAGCGTCTGACCAAGTACCCGCTGCTTCTGCAGAGCATCGCGCAGAACACAG AAGAGACCGCAGAACGGGAGAAAGTGGAGCGGGCAGCCGAGTGTTGCCGGGAAATTCTGCAACACGTCAACTATGCCGTTCGGGACATGGAGGACCTGCTG CGGCTCAAGGATTATCAGAGGCGCCTGGATTTGACCCACCTGCGGCAGAGCAATGACCCCATGCTGAGCGAGTTCAAG AACTTGGACATCACCAGCAAGAGGTTGATCCACGAGGGCCCACTGACGTGGCGGGTAACGAAGGACAAGGCTGTGG AGGTGCACGTGCTGCTGCTggatgacctgctgctgctgcttcagcgCCAGGACGACCGGTTCTTGCTTAAGTCGCACAGCCGGACGCTGACGCCCACGCCCGACGGCAAGACCATGCTGCGGCCGGTGCTGCGGCTCACCTCCGCCATGACCCGCGAGGTGGCCACCG ATCACAAAGCCTTCTATGTCATTTTTACCTGGGACCATGAGGCCCAGATATACGAGCTGGTGGCGCAGACGGTGTCCGAGAGGAGGAT CTGGTGTACTATCATCACCGAGACCGCTGGATGCCTGAAggtccccgcccccacctcccgaCCAAAACACCGGCCCAGCCCCAGCAG CACCCGTGAACCCCTGCTTAGCAGCTCCGAAAATGGCAATGGCAGCCGAGAGATGCCCCCAGTGGATG GCCGGATGGAGAGACTCTTCAACTCCCTCCTGCCCTTCTGCAGACAAGGCCTTGAGGGCCAGCTCGCTGCCAAGGCCCTTCAGAAAG TGCTGACCCTGAAACAGCTCCTGTTGCCTTCGGAGGAAGACAGCGGGGCAGGACCTCCCCTCGAAGGGGATGGGGTCCCAGGGGGCGGCCCCTCAAGCCCAACGCAGCATCAGGAAATTCGGGAGAAGCTGCTCAGCCTGGAGGAGACCATTAAGCAGCTGGAG gaggtggaggaggagttTTGCCGCCTGAGACTCCTCCTGTCTCAGCTTGGGGAGAACAGCGTCCCCCAGTCTGGCTGTACCTGA